In Cellulomonas sp. Y8, the genomic stretch CCCGACGGCCCCTCGAGCTCGACACGGAAGGTGCCGGCCTCGGGGACGTCGGAGGTCATGCACGCGAGCTGTGCGGTCATGCGGGCTCGTCCGCGGAGGCGACGGAGGCGGGCTCGTTCAGGATCGCGTCGCTCGGGGTCGGTCTCGTCGGTGACGTCGGAGGCGAGGTCGCCGCCGGACACGGCCGCCGCGCCCTGGAACTCCGTCATCGACTGCGCCAGCTCGGCCTCGATCGCGGTGATGAGCCGCTCCTCGACCTCGGGCACGCCGATCTGGTGGATCAGCTCGGCGAAGAAGCCGCGCACGACCAGGCGGCGGGCGTCCGTCTCCGGGATGCCGCGCGAGCGCAGGTAGAACAGCTGCTCGTCGTCGAACCGGCCCGTGGCGCTGGCGTGGCCCGCGCCCTCGATGAGGCCCGTCTCGATCTCGAGGTTCGGCACCGAGTCCGCGCGCGCGCCGTCCGTGAGGACCAGGTTGCGGTTGAGCTCGTAGGTGTCGGTGCCCTCGGCCTCCTTGCGGATCAGCACGTCGCCGACCCACACGGTGTGCGCGCCCTCGCCCTGCAGCGCGCCCTTGTAGGTCACGCGGGACTTGCAGTTCGGGACCGCGTGGTCGACGAACAGCCGCTGCTCCTGGTGCTGGCCGGCGTCGGCGAAGTACACGCCGAGCATCTCGACCGAGCCGCCCTCGCCCGCGAACTCCGCGTCCGGGGTGAGCCGGACGACGTCGCCGCCCAGGGTGACCACGATGTGCTTGACCGTCGCGTCGCGGCCGAGCTTCACGCGGTGCGCCGCGTTGTGCACGGCACCCTCGGACCAGTCCTGCACGGAGACGACGGTCAGGTGCGCGCCGTCCTCCGCCACGACCTCGACGGTCTCGGTGAGCAGCGCGGACCCGACGTGGTCGATGACGACCGTCGCCTGGGACATCGGCTTGGCGTGCACGAGCAGGTGGCTGCCGGTCGGCTCCAGCTGGCCCTCCACGCCCTCGACCCGCACGGAGGTGACGGTCGACGCGACCGCCTCCTGCGGGACCGTCACGACCGTGGCACGCGGGAACGAGGCCCACGCGACGGCCGCGGCGCGGTCGCCGGGCTTGCCGGCGAGACCCAGGCGGGCGTCGTCGCGGTCCACGATCTCGACCTCGACCTCGGGCGCGTTCACGACCGTGGTGAGGACGCCGTGGCCCGTGAGCCGGCCCGTCTCCGGGGCGAACAGCGGGGCGAGCCGGTCGACCGGCGAGAACCGCCACTCCTCCTCGCGCCCGTTCGGCACCGTGAAGTCCGCGACCTCGAACGAGGTGGCGCGGGCCGCGCGGGACGACTCGGGGACGGTGCCGACGCCGTGGCTGTGCGCCTCGTCGGCCGTCGCGCGGGAGTGGTCGGTGGAGAGACCGGGGGTCTCGGGTGTGGTGGTCGACATCAGCCGACGGCCCCTTCCATCTGCAGCTCGATCAGGCGGTTCAGCTCGAGGGCGTACTCCATGGGCAGCTCGCGCGCGATGGGCTCGACGAACCCGCGCACGATCATGGCCATGGCCTCGGTCTCGGTCATGCCGCGGGACATCAGGTAGAACAGCTGGTCCTCGCTGACGCGGGACACCGTCGCCTCGTGACCCATCGACACGTCGTCCTCGCGGACGTCGACGTACGGGTAGGTGTCCGAGCGCGAGATCTGGTCGACCAGCAGGGCGTCGCAGAGGACGTTGGACGCCGAGTGCGACGCGCCCTCCAGGACCTGGACCAGGCCGCGGTACGAGGTCCGGCCGCCGCCGCGGGCCACCGACTTCGACACGATCGACGACGAGGTGTGCGGCGCGGCGTGCACCATCTTGCAGCCGGCGTCCTGGTGCTGGCCCTCGCCCGCGAAGGCGATGGACAGGGTCTCGCCGCGGGCGTGCTCGCCCAGCAGGTAGATCGCCGGGTACTTCATGGTGACCTTGGAGCCGATGTTGCCGTCGACCCACTCCATCGTCGCGCCCTCGGCCGCGGTCGCCCGCTTGGTTACGAGGTTGTAGACGTTGTTCGACCAGTTCTGGATCGTCGTGTACCGCACGCGGGCGTTCTTCTTGACGATGATCTCGACGACCGCGGAGTGCAGCGAGTCCGACTGGTAGATCGGCGCCGTGCAGCCCTCGACGTAGTGCACGTACGAGCCCTCGTCCGCGATGATCAGCGTCCGCTCGAACTGGCCCATGTTCTCGGTGTTGATCCGGAAGTAGGCCTGCAGCGGGATCTCGACGTGCACGCCCGGCGGCACGTAGACGAACGAGCCGCCCGACCACACGGCGGTGTTCAGCGACGCGAACTTGTTGTCGCCCGGGGGGATGACCGAGCCGAAGTACTGCTCGAACAGCTCCGGGTACTCGCGCAGGCCGGTGTCGGTGTCGACGAAGATGACGCCCTGCCGCTCCAGGTCCTCCTGGATCTGGTGGTAGACGACCTCGGACTCGTACTGCGCGGCGACGCCGCCGACGAGCCGCTGCTTCTCGGCCTCCGGGATGCCCAGGCGGTCGTAGGTGTCCTTGATGTCCTCGGGCAGGTCGTCCCAGGTGGTCGCCTGCTTCTCCGTCGACCGGACGAAGTACTTGATGTTGTCGAAGTCGATGCCCGACAGGTCCGCGCCCCACCAGGGCATCGGCTTCTTGTCGAACAGGCGCAGCGCCTTGAGGCGGGTCTTCAGCATCCACTCGGGCTCGTTCTTGAGCGCCGAGATGTTGCGCACCACGTCCTCCGACAGGCCGCGCTGCGCCGTGGCGCCCGCGTCGTCGGCGTCGTGCCAGCCGTAGCCGTAGTTGCCGATCGAGGCGATGGCCTCGTCCTGGCTCATCGGCTCGGCCGCTACCGGGCGTCCGGGGTCCGTCGTCGTCATCTCATCGTCCTTCCGCGGGTGCACGGGGGTCGGGGGCGGGTCGGTCAGTCCGTCGTCGTCGGCCGGCGGACCGGCACGATCGGGATGTTCGTGGTGCAGACGTGGCCGCCGCGGGCCAGCGTCGCGAGGCGCTGCACGTGGACGCCGAGCATGCGGGAGAAGGCGTGCGCCTCCGCCTCGCAGAGCTCGGGGAACTCGCGCGCGACGTCCTGCACCGGGCAGTGGCCCTGGCACAGCTGGATGGCGTGGCCGCCGGGCACGGGGCGCGCGGTGGCCGCGAAGCCGTCGACCGCCAGGCCGTCGGCGAGCACCTGCGCCCGGCGGACCGGGTCGTCGCCCGCCTCCGCCAGCGCGTCGGCGTGCCGGACCTCGAGGTCGCGGACCCGCTTCTCGGCGAAGCTGCGCACCGCGTCCGCGCCGCCGATCTCGGCGACGAACCGCAGCGCCTGCGACGCGAGCTCGGAGTACTGCTGGCTCAGCGCCGCCTGCCCTGCCGCGGTCACGACGTAGCGCTTGGCGGGGCGGCCGCGGCGCGCGGGCCCGACCGCGCCGCCGTCGTGCACGCCGATCTGCTGCTCGCCCTCCAGCACCGCGAGGTGCCGGCGGACGGCGGCGGCGGTGAGGTCGAGCTCGGCGGCCAGCTCCGCGGCGGACACCGGGCCGTCGGCGGCGATCAGGTCGAGCACCCGGCGGCGGGTGCCGGCCTCGGCCTCGGACTCCGGCTCCGCGGGGCGGGGCGGTTCCGCGGGTCGGAGCGCGGGGCGGGGCGGGGCGGCGGCGGCCGCGGTCGCGCAGTCGGCCTCCGGCGCGGCGGCGGTCCCCGGCGTGCTGGCGCTCATGGCACACACCTCCGGTTCACTGCTGCGCGGCTGGTTCGCGGGGCGGACCGCCGTGGCGGCGCCGGCCCCGCAGAGCCCCGACGAGGGCTCCCGATATCGGCAACATCCTTGTTGCCGAAATAAGTCCTGGCAAGCAAGGTCAGCCTCACCACACCGCGGGCGCGGCCGCGACCCCTACACTCGCGGGGTGCTCGGCCAGTCCTCCTCCCCGCCCGCCGTCGAGGTGCGCGGGCTCGTCAAGCGGTACGACGGCCGCGCCGTCGTCGACGGGCTCGACCTGCACGCGTCCCCCGGGCGGGTGACCGCGGTGCTCGGCCCGAACGGCGCGGGCAAGACCACCACCGTGGAGTGCTGCGAGGGGCTGCGCACGCCGGACGGCGGCTCCGTCCGCGTGCTCGGGCTCGACCCCGTCGCCGACGCCGCCGCGCTCCGCCCCCGGGTGGGCGTGATGCTGCAGGACGCGGGGCTGCCCACCGGCGTGCCCACCCTGGGCGTGCTGCGGCACGTCGCCGAGATGTACGCCCGGCCGCGCGACGTCGGCGAGCTGGCCGAGCGGCTGGGCCTCACCCCGTTCGCCCGGACGACGGTGCGCCGGCTCTCCGGCGGCCAGCGGCAGCGGCTCGCGCTGGCGACCGCGGTCGTCGGGCGCCCCGACGTCGTGTTCCTCGACGAGCCCTCGGCCGGGATGGACCCGCAGGCGCGGCGCGCCGTCTGGTCGCTGGTCGAGGAGCTGCGCGCCGACGGCGTGGCGGTCCTCCTGACCACGCACCTGATGGACGAGGCCGAGGCGCTGGCCGACGAGGTCGCCGTCGTCGACCACGGGCGGGTCATCGCCCACGGGTCCGTGCCGGCGCTGCTCGCCGGGGCCGACTCCTCCACGCTGACGTTCCGGGCCGAGCCGGGGCTGGACCTCGCCGCGCTGGCGGCCGCGCTGACGCCGGCCGGTTCCGCGGCGAGGGCCGCGGTCACCGAGACCGGCCCCGGCGCGTACGCCGTCGACTCCCCCGCCACCCCGGCGCTCGTCGCCGCGCTCGCCGCGTGGTGCGCCGACCGTGACGTGCTGCTCGCCCGGGTGGACGTCGGGCGCCGCACCCTCGAGGACGTGTTCCTCGACCTGACCGGACGGAACCTGCGATGACCGCGCCCGCTCCCGCCCCTGCGGGCGCCGCCGGAGCCGACCGCGCCGCGCCTGCCGGCCGCCGGGTCCGCGCCCAGGCCCGGTTCGAGACGATGGCCGTGCTGCGCAACGGCGAGCAGCTGCTCGTCACCCTGATCATCCCGGTGGTCGCGCTCATCGCCCTGGGGCGGGGGTCGTTCCTCGACATCGGGGTCGGCGACGCCGAGCGGATCGACGTCGTCACCCCGGGGATCCTCGGGCTGGCCGTGATGGCGGGCTCGCTGACCTCGCAGGCCATCGCCACCGCGTTCGACCGTCGCAACGGCGTGCTGCGGCTGCTGGCCACGACGCCGCTCGGGCGGGGAGGACTGCTCGCCGGCAAGGCGCTGGCGGTGCTCGCGGTCGCGGCGCTGCAGGTGGTCGTCGTCTCGGTCACGGGGCTCGCCCTCGGCTGGCGACCCGACCCCGCCGGCCTGCCCGGCGCCCTGCTCGCGCTGCTGCTCGGGATCGCGGCGTTCACCGCGCTGGCGCTGCTGCTCGCCGGGACGCTGCGCGCGGAGGCGGTGCTGGCGGTCGCGAACCTGCTGCTGGTGGTGCTGGCCGTCGTCGGCGGCCTGGTCCTGCCGGTGTCCGACCTGCCCGGGTGGTGGGCCTCCGCCGCGGAGTGGCTGCCGCCGGGCGCGCTGGGCGAGGCGCTGCGGGCGTCCCTCGTCGACGGGGCGTTCCCGGCCGCGCACCTCGCGGCGCTGGGGGCGTGGGCGGTGCTGCTCGCCGCGGCGGTGCGGCGCTGGTTCCGCTGGTCCTCCTGACCCGCGGGCGCGCGTGATCAAGACCTCGTGCACCGCGGCACGAGCGCGGGTCGCCGGACCGTAGGCTGGTCGCCGTGAGCCCCGACGTCGCCGCCGCCCCCGTCAGCCCCGCACCGTCCCGGTTCGCGGCGTGGCGCGAGCGCCTGACCTACCCGGTCCTCGTGGCGAACCTGGTGGCGCAGATCGGCATCGTCGTCACCGGCGGCGCGGTCCGGCTCACCGGTTCCGGCCTCGGCTGCTCGACGTGGCCGCAGTGCGAGCCGGGGCAGTTCACCGCCGCCTTCCACCCGGAGACGACGTACCACCAGTACGTCGAGTTCGGGAACCGGACGCTCACCGGCGTGCTCGGCGTCATCGCCGTCGCCGTCGCGCTCCTCGTCTGGTTCGACCGCGACCGGTCCCGCTCCTACCGCTGGCTCGGGTTCGCCCCGCTGGCCGGCGTGGTCCTGCAGGCGCTCATCGGCGGCGTCGTCGTCCTGCTGCACCTGCACCCCGCGTGGGTCAGCCTGCACTTCATGGTGTCGATGGCGCTGGTCGCGGCGTCGACGCTCCTGGTGCACCGCAGCCGCGAGGGCGACGGTCCGCGGATCCCCGTCGTCGGGCCGTGGTCCCGGCGGCTCGCGCCGGCGCTCGGCGCGCTGCTCGTGCTCGTGCTCGCGCTCGGCGTCATCACCACGGGTGCGGGCCCGCACTCGGGCGACGAGGAGGTCGGCTACCGGATCGCCGTCGACCCGTACCTGATGGTCCGCGTGCACGCCGCGTCGGTGTGGCTGTTCACGGGGATGCTCGTCGTGCTGCTGTGGCTGAACCGGCGCGGGCCGCGCCTGCTCCGCCGCCGCGGCTGGGTGATGGTCGGGCTCGTCGCGCTGCAGGGCGTCATCGGGTACGTCCAGGTGTCGACCGACCTGCCGATCCTGCTCGTGATGCTGCACATGCTCGGCGCGGCGCTGCTCGCGGCGGGGACCACGCGGTACCTGCTGACGTTCCGCACGCGCGCCTGAGCGCCGGCGCGACGAGCGGGCCTCCCGCAGGCCGCGGTCAGCCCGCCGTCACCAGCGGCACCCCCGCGTCCGCGAGCGCCCGCGCCGCGGGGTCGGCCGGGTCGACGTCGGTGACCACCCCGGCGACCTCGTCGAGAGGGAGCACCCGGAACGGCGACGCGGCGCCGATCTTCTCCGCGCTGGCCAGCACGTAGGTGTCCCCCGCGCGGCGGGCGAGCGCCCGCTTGGTCGCGGCCTCCTCGGCGTCGCCGGTCGTCAGCCCCGCCTCCGGGTGCACGCCCGTGACGCCGAGCAGGAACACGTCCGCCCACACGCCGGCCGCCGCCTCGGCGAGCAGCGCGCCCGACGTGACGACGGAGTGCTTGAACAGCCGCCCGCCGAGCACCAGCACCTCGACCGTCGGGTGCTCCGCGAGCGCCGCGGCGACCGTCGGGCTGTGCGTCACGACCGTCGCCCGCAGGTCGGGGGGCAGCGCGCGGGCGACCGCGAGCGCCGTGGTGCCCCCGTCGAGGATCGCCGTCGAGCCCGGGCGCACGAGCTCCGCCGCCCGCCGGGCCACCCGGTCCTTGTTCTCGACCGCGACGGTGCGCCGGCCCGCGTAGTCCGCCACCGCGGGCGACACCGGGAGCGCGCCGCCGTACACCCGCTGGCAGAGCCCGGCCGCCGCCATCTCCCGCAGGTCGCGCCGGACCGTGTCCTCGGACAGGCCGAGCCGCTCGGCGGCGTCCTTGGCGACGACGCGCCCCTCGGTGCGCAGCACGCGCAGCAGCTCGTCCCGTCGCTGTGCCGGCAGCATCGCGATCTCCTCCGTGGTCGCTCGGTCCTTCGCGGTATTCCCTAGTCTTGCACGGTTCTGCACGTTATGGTCGGTTGCATGACCGCACAGCTGATCCTCATCGCCGGCCCCTACCAGTCGGGGACGGGCGGCGACCCCGCCGCCATGGCCGCCAACCTCCGCCGCCTCGAGGAGGCCGCCTGGCCGATCTTCGAGCGCGGGCACGTGCCGATGATCGGCGAGTGGGTCGCGCTCCCCGTGCTCGCGAGCATGGGCGCCGACGGCCCGACCGACCCCCGCGCCCAGGACGTGCTCTACCCGACCGCCGAGCGGCTGCTCGCGCACTGCGACGCCGTGCTGCGGCTGCCCGGGGACTCGGCGGGCGCGGACAACGACGTGGCGATCGCCCGGAGGCGCGGGATCCCGGTCTACACGTCGGTCGACGAGATCCCGCGGGCCGCGACGGCCTGACGAGGCGCGGGGACGGCGGCGGAGCGGCGCGGCCCTGGACGGGCGCGGGCGCTCCCCCGCGCCCGGGCCCGCCCGGCCATGCGGACAGGGCGCGGACCACGCACCACCAGGACGTACGCTCGCGCCATGGATCCGATGAGCAACCGGGGCTGCGCCCCGCGCCGGGGGCCCGGGGCCTGACCCCGGCACGCCCGACGTCCGCGTCGGCGTGCCGCTCAGGCACCCCGACCACCGCCCGCCGCACCGGCGAGCCGTCCCGCTGAGGACTCCCCATGCTCTCGTTCCCCCTCGGCGCGCGCCCGCGCGCCCTCACCGCCGCCGCCTTCGTGCTGGTCGGCTCCGCGTCCGTGCAGATCTCGGCCGCGCTCGCGTCGTCCGCCTTCGGCTCGCTGGGCACGCTCGCCGTGTCCGGCTACCGCATGACGGCCGCCGCCCTCGTCCTGCTCCTGCTGACCCGGCCCGTGCTGCGCGGGCGCGGCCGGTCGGAGTGGGCCGGCATCGCGCTGTACGGCGTCGCGATGGCCGCCATGAACGTGCTGTTCTACGCCGCGCTCGACCGCATCCCGCTCGGGGTCGCCGTCACCCTGGAGTTCTGCGGCCCGCTGGCGGTCGCCGCTGTGGCGTCCGCCGGGCGGGCGCGACTGCTGCCGTTCGTCGCGCTCGTCGGCGTCGTCCTGGTCGTCGGCACCCCGACCGGCGGGCTCGACCCGGTCGGCGTCGCGCTGGGCCTCGGCGCGGCCGCGGCGTTCGGCGGGTACACCGTGCTCGCGGGCCGCGTCGGCTCCGGGTCCGGCGGGCTCGGCGACCTCGCGCTGTCGGTCGCGGTCGGCGCCCTGCTGCTGTCGCCGTTCCAGGTCGCGCAGGCCCCGGCGCTGGAGGGCGGGCACGTCGCCCCTCTCTGGTGCTGTCCGGGCTGATCGGGGTGGCGCTGGCGTTCTCGCTCGACTTCCAGGCCGCCCGGCTCGCCGGCACCCGGGTGGTCGGGACGCTGTTCGCGATCGACCCGGCGATGGCGGCGCTCGTCGGCGCGGTCGCGCTCGGCGACCGGCTGCCGGTCGCGGCGCTGGGAGGGATCGCGCTGGTCGTCCTCGCCGGCGCGGGCGCGGTCTGGTCCGCGGGCCGCGGCGCCCCGGCGACGGCGCAGGAGGAGGCCGCGGCGCCGGAGGCGGTCGCGCCCGCCCCGCTCCCGCTCGACTGACCGCCTCCCGGCGACCGCGGTCTCCGCGAGTGCGCAGCCGACACGTCGAGTGCCTGTCCACGCCGGTAGGCACTCGACGCGTCCGGTAGGCACTCGACGCCGGCGGGCGGGCCGGAGTGCGCCGCGAGGGGGCAACCGACACGTCGAGGGAGTAGCCGCCGGCTACCCCCTCGACGTGTCGGCCACCCCGTCGGCGGGCCGGTCAGGCGTCGGCGCCCGGGAGGGCGCCGGTGCGGGCGCGGGACAGGACGTGGTCGAGGAACAGGCGTGCCGCGGGCGGCAGGGCGTCCTCCGCGAACGTGCTGAGGCCGACGTCCCGCGTGGCGCCCTCGTCGAGGACGCGCAGGTGCCGCACCGGTCCCGCGTCGGCGGCCGACCCGTCTCCGGCACCACCACCCGCGGCGCCGGCCGCCGCCGGGGAGCCCGCCGGCAGCAGCGCCACCCCGAGCCCCGCCGCGACGAACCCGTGCAGCGTGGGCGCGTCCTCGCCCTCGAACGCCGGCGTCGGCCGGAACCCCGCCGCCTGGCACAGCCGCTCGGTCTGCCGCCGCAGCGTCGACGGCGGCCGGAGCAGCAGGAAGGGCTCCCCCGCGGCGTCCGCCAGCCGCACCGCCTCGCGCTCGGCGAGCCGGTGCCCGGCAGGGACGGCGAGCCGCAGCGACTCGGTGAGCAGCACCCGGTGGTGCACCGCGAGGCCCGAGGGCGGCACGGTGGAGATAAGCAGGTCGACGCGTCCGGAGTCGAGCAGCGCGTCGGCGAGGTGGTCGGGCGTCTGGGTGAGCTCGAACCGGACGCGCGGGTGCTGCCGGCGGAACGTCCGGACCAGCTCGGGCACCAACCACGAGCCGAGGGTGGTCTGGAACCCGAGGGTCACGGTGCCCGTGTCCGGCTGGACCGCCGCGTCGACGGCGGCCAGGCCGTCGTCGAGCTGGTGGAGCACGCCGTCGAGGTGGCGCTTGAACACCGCGCCGGCGTGCGTCATCCGCAGGTGCCGGCCCGACCGCCGCAGCAGCGGGGCGCCGACCTCGCGCTCCAGGCGGGCCAGCGCCCGGGAGACGCCGGGTTGGCTGACCTGCTCGACGTCCGCGACCTCGGTGACGGTCGCGCCGTCGGCCACCTGCTGGAACCACCGCATCGCCTGCACGTCCATATCGCATGACGCTAGTGCATGGATCAGAGACGTTCTTGTCCTTGGACGCATGGCACGCACGTCACGAGACTGGGCGCCATGTCGACGACCTCCACCCGCACCCCGTTCACGACCGCCCTGCGCCGCGCGTTCGCGCCGTACGCGGCGACCACCGCGGTCGAGATCCGCACCGCCGGCTGGACCCGTGGCGTCGCGCCCGTGGCGCACCGGACGCCGACCGCGCCCACCGCCCGGGCCGGGCGCGTGCAGGACGTCCCGGTCGCCGCCTGAGCCCAGGCCCGCACACCGTCGCGCCGCTCACCCGCCGCCCCTGCCGCCCACCTGCGGGCGCCGGGGGCGTTGCTCCATCCGGGTGGACCTGCCGCGTCCGCCGGAAGCCGCTTGCTAGCGGCATGACCTGCACCGGGACCCCCGAGACGCGCGGCCGCGGCTCCGGCGGGGCCGGTGATTGAGGATTCATCTACCCATCCGGATCGTTCCCCGTACCGAATGAACGGGTGAGCGCCCGCTGCAGCCAACCGGCGAGCGCGACCCGCCCAGTCGCATCGGAGCCCCCCATGACCGCCCTCGCAGACGCCCCCCGAGCCGTGACCGACCTGTTCGGCGAGCCCCTGAGCCCCCGGGAGCGCGTCGTCCTCGCCGAGCTCGCCGAGGACGTGACCCTCGAGGACATCGCCCGCAAGCTGTTCGTCTCGCGGAACACCGTGAAGACCCAGGTGCGGTCGATCTACCGCAAGATCGGCGCGTCGACGCGCGCCGAGGCGGCGGCGTGGGCCGAGGCGGCCGGCCTGCGCTGACGGCGGCGCGCTGACCTGCGCCCGCGTCCGCGCGCCCGAGATCGCCGGGCAATCCCCTTCAGGTGTGTCGTAGGTCACATCTACGCTCGCTCCATGGAACAGGCGATCGAGGCCCGCGGGCTCGTCAAGCGCTATAAGGGCGTCACCGCCCTCGACGGCGTCGACCTCACGGTGGCGTCCGGCACCATGCTCGGTCTGCTCGGCCCCAACGGGGCCGGCAAGACCACCATCGTCCGGGTCCTGTCCACGCTGCTGCGCCCCGACGCGGGCAGCGCGCGGGTCACGGGCGTCGACGTGCTCGCCCGCCCCGCCGAGGTCCGGCGGCGGATCGGGCTGTCCGGCCAGTACGCGGCGGTGGACGAGTACCTGTCCGGCTACGAGAACCTCGAGATGATCGGGCGGCTCTACCACCTCGGCAAGCGGCGGTCCCGCGACCGGGCGCGCGAGCTGCTGGCGTCGTTCCGGCTCGAGGACGCCGCGGACCGGCCGGCCAAGACCTACTCGGGCGGCATGCGGCGCCGGCTCGACCTGGCGGGCGCGCTCGTCGCCGACCCCCCGGTGATCTTCCTCGACGAGCCGACCACGGGCCTGGACCCCCGCGGCAGGACCGAGATGTGGGACGTCATCCAGACGCTCGTCGCCGGCGGCACCACGCTGCTGCTGACCACGCAGTACCTGGAGGAGGCCGACGTCCTCGCCGACGAGATCGTCGTCATCGACCACGGCCGGATCATCGCCCAGGGCACCGCGGACCAGCTGAAGCGGCAGGTCGGCGGCGAGCGCCTGGAGCTCACCGTCGCGGACGTCGCACTCCTCGCCGGCGTCGAGGAGGTGCTCGCCCCGCTCGGCGTCGGGCGGCCCACCGTCGACGACGGCCGGCGGTCGTTCGTCATGCCGGTGTCCGGCGGGCCCGAGGTGCTCAGCGAGGCGCTGCGGCGGCTCGACGAGCGCCAGGTCCGGCTGGAGGACGTCGGCCTGCGCCGCCCGACCCTGGACGACGTGTTTCTCGCCCTGACCGGCAAGACCGCGGAGCAGGACGGCAGCCCCGACCCGAAGGCAGGTGCGTGATGCCGGTGCCCCCCGTGATCGCGGACGCGTCCGTGGTCGCCAAGCGGAACATCATCAAGATCAAGCGGGTGCCCGACCTCCTGGTCTTCACCACGCTGTCCCCCATCATGTTCGTCCTGCTGTTCTCCTACGTGTTCGGCGGGGCGATCGACCAGCAGGGCGGCGGACAGGCCTACCGGGAGTTCCTCATCGCGGGGATCTTCGCCCAGACCGTCATCTTCGGCGCGACGGTCACCGGGGCCGCCCTCGCGGAGGACCTGAAGAAGGGCATCCTCGACCGGTTCCGGTCGCTGCCGATGGCGCCGTCGGCGGTGCTGACCGGGCGCACGTTCTCCGACGTCGTGAACAACGTGATCGTGCTGATCGTGATGGGCCTGACCGGGCTGGTGGTCGGCTGGCGCATCCGGTCGTCCGTGCTGGACGCCCTGGCGGGGTTCGGCCTGCTGCTGGTGTTCGCCTACGCGATCAGCTGGATCATGGCCTGGATCGGGATGCTGGTGCCGAGCCCCGAGGTGGTGAACAACGCGTCGTTCATCGTGATCTTCCCGCTAACGTTCGTCGCCAACACCTTCGTCCCGCTCGACACGCTGCCGGCGCCGTTGCAGACGTTCGCCGAGTGGAACCCGGTGTCGGCGGTGACCCAGGCGGCGCGGGAGCTGTTCGGGAACATCCCGCCCGGGGTGCCCGAGCCGACGGCGTGGCCGCTGCAGCACCCGGAGGTGTACACGCTCATCTGGTCGGCGCTGTTCCTGGTGGTGTTCGTGCCGCTCGCCAACGCGCAGTACCGGGTGTCGACCAGCCGCTGACCGCGGCCCGACAGGGCGTCAGACCGACCCGCCGACCCGCCGCCCCTTGCGCGCGTACAGCGCCTCGTCGGCGCGGGCCAGCGCGTCCCGCACCGGCTCGTCGCCGTCGGCCTGCGCCACGCCGTGGCTCCAGGTCGGGTCGCCGGCGACGTGCCGCAGCCCGACGGCCGTCACCCAGTCCTCGGCGGCCGCCGCGTCCCGGCCGGCGAGCACCACCGCGAACTCGTCGCCGCCGACCCGGCCGATCAGGTCGTCGTCGGCGAGGCCCGCCCGCCAGCCGTCCACCAGCCGCACCAGCACCTCGTCGCCCGCCGCGTGCCCGAGCGTGTCGTTCACGACCTTGAAGTCGTCGACGTCCAGGCAGACGACGGCGGCGGGCCGACCCCGCCGCGCGGCGTCGTGCAGCACCAGGGCGGCGCGCTCGTCGAACGCGGCGCGGGTCAGGGCGCCGGTGAGGTCGTCGGTCGTGGCCAGCAGCCGCAGCCGCTGCAGCAGGTACGTGACCAGGCCGCTCATCACGACGGTGGTGAGCGCGAGCAC encodes the following:
- a CDS encoding ATP-binding cassette domain-containing protein, giving the protein MEQAIEARGLVKRYKGVTALDGVDLTVASGTMLGLLGPNGAGKTTIVRVLSTLLRPDAGSARVTGVDVLARPAEVRRRIGLSGQYAAVDEYLSGYENLEMIGRLYHLGKRRSRDRARELLASFRLEDAADRPAKTYSGGMRRRLDLAGALVADPPVIFLDEPTTGLDPRGRTEMWDVIQTLVAGGTTLLLTTQYLEEADVLADEIVVIDHGRIIAQGTADQLKRQVGGERLELTVADVALLAGVEEVLAPLGVGRPTVDDGRRSFVMPVSGGPEVLSEALRRLDERQVRLEDVGLRRPTLDDVFLALTGKTAEQDGSPDPKAGA
- a CDS encoding helix-turn-helix transcriptional regulator, translating into MTALADAPRAVTDLFGEPLSPRERVVLAELAEDVTLEDIARKLFVSRNTVKTQVRSIYRKIGASTRAEAAAWAEAAGLR
- a CDS encoding LysR family transcriptional regulator — encoded protein: MDVQAMRWFQQVADGATVTEVADVEQVSQPGVSRALARLEREVGAPLLRRSGRHLRMTHAGAVFKRHLDGVLHQLDDGLAAVDAAVQPDTGTVTLGFQTTLGSWLVPELVRTFRRQHPRVRFELTQTPDHLADALLDSGRVDLLISTVPPSGLAVHHRVLLTESLRLAVPAGHRLAEREAVRLADAAGEPFLLLRPPSTLRRQTERLCQAAGFRPTPAFEGEDAPTLHGFVAAGLGVALLPAGSPAAAGAAGGGAGDGSAADAGPVRHLRVLDEGATRDVGLSTFAEDALPPAARLFLDHVLSRARTGALPGADA
- a CDS encoding ABC transporter permease → MPVPPVIADASVVAKRNIIKIKRVPDLLVFTTLSPIMFVLLFSYVFGGAIDQQGGGQAYREFLIAGIFAQTVIFGATVTGAALAEDLKKGILDRFRSLPMAPSAVLTGRTFSDVVNNVIVLIVMGLTGLVVGWRIRSSVLDALAGFGLLLVFAYAISWIMAWIGMLVPSPEVVNNASFIVIFPLTFVANTFVPLDTLPAPLQTFAEWNPVSAVTQAARELFGNIPPGVPEPTAWPLQHPEVYTLIWSALFLVVFVPLANAQYRVSTSR
- a CDS encoding GGDEF domain-containing protein, producing MRARTRPPRDGARLFLAASHTAGALLLCAVLCLVSAVWPPSRLTLVEVWYGGSAALALLAVAVLLLRDRPRAPLAALVAAVGIGGVLVASCQTLAGVVTTSLGLVVAGQAAALLGEPRTVRRVLGLVVVVLGLAMLASPVPFALTTWLVLALTTVVMSGLVTYLLQRLRLLATTDDLTGALTRAAFDERAALVLHDAARRGRPAAVVCLDVDDFKVVNDTLGHAAGDEVLVRLVDGWRAGLADDDLIGRVGGDEFAVVLAGRDAAAAEDWVTAVGLRHVAGDPTWSHGVAQADGDEPVRDALARADEALYARKGRRVGGSV